DNA from Acidimicrobiales bacterium:
GGGGCCGCTCCGGCCCCGCCCGACGAGGCGGCGGTACTCCTCGACCGAGCCGAGCTCGCACTCGCCGGCCTGCCTCGCCTCCTCGAGCCGGGCCTGGGTGCGGTCGAGCTGGGCCTCGAGGCGCACCACCTCGGCGTCGGCCCGGTACTGGGCGAACGACAGGTTCAACAGGTGCCGGGCGTGGTCGGGCCGGCACCGGCGCACCAGGTTGGCGGCCATGTTGTACGTGGGCCGGAACGAGGACGTCAGGGCGTGGGCCCGGTTGGACGCCAGTCCCGCCACCTGCTCGAAGGGCACGAACGGGGACCACAGCACGACGGCGTGGCCGAGGTCGTCGATCCCTCTCCGGCCGGCCCGCCCGGTGAGCTGGGTGTACTCGCCGGGGGTGAGGAACTCGTGGCGCTCCCCCGTGAACTTGGACAGCTTCTCGATCACGACCGACCGGGCCGGCATGTTGATCCCGAGCGCCAGGGTCTCGGTGGCGAACACGACCTTGACCAGGGCCTGGGTGAAGCAGCCCTCCACGGCCTCCTTGAACGGCGGCACCAGCCCGGCGTGGTGCGCGGCCAGCCCCGCCTCCAGCCCCGCCAGCCACCCCGCGTAGTCCAGGACGCGCAGGTCCTCGTCGGACAGCAGCTCCACCTTGGCCTCGGCCAGGGCGCGGATCTGGCGGCGTTCGTCGGCTGTCGTGAGCCGGATCCCCTCGCTCAGGCACTGCCGCACGGCGTCGTCGCACGCCGCCCGGCTGAAGATGAAGTAGATGGCGGGAAGGACGTCGGCGTCGGCCAGGACGTCGACCACCTCGGTGCGCCGCGGCGTGTACAGGCGGCCCCGACGGCGGCCGGGCACGGGCCGGGCGCCGCGCGAGTCCAGGGCGGCCGCTTCGGGGTTGGGGCGGCCGTCGACGAACGTGGGCATGAGATGCGGTGTCTCGGAGCCCCGGTCCCCGACCAGGTAGAGGTTGCGGAGCTCGACCGGCCGGCGCTCCTCGATCACCGCCGCCGTCGTGCCCCGTACCGTCTCGATCCACGATGCGAAGTCCTCGGCGTTGGACACGGTGGCCGACAGGCACACCAGCTTGACGGCCGGGTCGAGGTGGATGATCACCTCCTCCCACACCGCCCCCCGGTAGGGGTCCTGCAGGTAATGGACCTCGTCGAGGATCACGTAGCGGAGCCCGGCCAGGGCGTGGGCGCCGGCGTAGATCATGTTGCGCAGCACCTCGGTGGTCATGACCACGACTGGGGACTCACCGTTGATGGCGTTGTCCCCGGTGAGCAGTCCGACGCGCCCGGCGCCGTAACGGGCGGACAGGTCGGAGTACTTCTGGTTGGACAGGGCCTTGAGCGGGCTGGTGTAGAAGGCCTTGCCCCCCTCGGCGAGGGCCTTGGTCACCGCGTACTCGGCCACCACGGTCTTGCCCGAGCCGGTGGGCGCCGCCACCAGCACGGAACGCCCGTCGTCGAGGGCGTCCATGGCCCGGAGCTGGAACGGGTCCGGCGCGAAACCGAGGCCGGCCAGGAACTCCGGGCGGGGATCGGGGATGCTCACGGCGCGCCGCTCAACGCCTGAGGATCTTACCGATCAGTATCGATCCCTCGTAGAACAGGTACATGGGCCCGGCCAGGGCCAGCATGGAGAACGGATCCGAGCTCGGCGTGGCCACCGCCGAGAAGATGGTGATCAGCACGATGGCCCGCCGCCGCCAGCGCCGGAGGGTGG
Protein-coding regions in this window:
- a CDS encoding DEAD/DEAH box helicase, with the protein product MSIPDPRPEFLAGLGFAPDPFQLRAMDALDDGRSVLVAAPTGSGKTVVAEYAVTKALAEGGKAFYTSPLKALSNQKYSDLSARYGAGRVGLLTGDNAINGESPVVVMTTEVLRNMIYAGAHALAGLRYVILDEVHYLQDPYRGAVWEEVIIHLDPAVKLVCLSATVSNAEDFASWIETVRGTTAAVIEERRPVELRNLYLVGDRGSETPHLMPTFVDGRPNPEAAALDSRGARPVPGRRRGRLYTPRRTEVVDVLADADVLPAIYFIFSRAACDDAVRQCLSEGIRLTTADERRQIRALAEAKVELLSDEDLRVLDYAGWLAGLEAGLAAHHAGLVPPFKEAVEGCFTQALVKVVFATETLALGINMPARSVVIEKLSKFTGERHEFLTPGEYTQLTGRAGRRGIDDLGHAVVLWSPFVPFEQVAGLASNRAHALTSSFRPTYNMAANLVRRCRPDHARHLLNLSFAQYRADAEVVRLEAQLDRTQARLEEARQAGECELGSVEEYRRLVGRGRSGPGGSSGADGRGGSGREEIRSALERVRPGDVLLVPGVSSGGRLAVISTARRRGGEVKLTGVNCDTRRIVVTSRDLAAPPRAVARVGLP